A portion of the Malania oleifera isolate guangnan ecotype guangnan chromosome 3, ASM2987363v1, whole genome shotgun sequence genome contains these proteins:
- the LOC131150820 gene encoding EIN3-binding F-box protein 1-like isoform X1 yields the protein MSKVFDFTADGAFCPGVSIYSKPKEPSLFLSLGSHVDVYFPSCKRPRISAPLFFSGDGSEQKKLSSIEVLPDECLFEIFRRLPSDQEKCACACVSKRWLRLLSNICSSEFCNKKITKTLNTEEKLISSEGTFKFDDQEIVRDGYLSRCLEGEKATDVRLAAIAVGTACRGGLGKLLIRDSNPRGVTNLGLRAVAHGCPSLRVLSLWKVASVGDEGIFEIAKGCHMLEKLDLCQCPAITDKALIAIAKNCPNLTDLTIESCSNIGNESLQAVGRWCPKLKSISIKDCPLVGDQGIVSLLTSASYTLTKIKLHALNITDVSLAVVGHYGKAVTDLVLSGIQNVSERGFWVMGNGHGLQKLKVFTIISCQGVTDVGLEAVGKGCPNLKQFSLHKCAFLSDNGLVSFAKAAGSLEILQLEECHRITHRGFLGTLISCGMKLKSLALTNCLGIKDVALTLPHMSPCKSLRSLSIRSCPGFGNASLAMLGKLCPQLECLDLSGLNEISDAGVLHLTESCEAGLVKVNLSSCVNITDEVVLSIAKLHGGTLELLNVDGCGKITDSSLMAIAENCMLLSDLDVSKSAISDLGIAALACAKQLNLQILSISGCSLITERSLFFLGKLGQTLMGLNLQHCNAVSSSKVDLLVEQLWRCDILS from the exons ATGTCTAAGGTCTTTGATTTCACTG CAGATGGTGCTTTTTGCCCTGGGGTTTCAATATACTCAAAGCCCAAGGAGCCAAGCCTCTTTTTGTCCCTTGGGAGCCATGTTGATGTGTACTTTCCTTCTTGCAAGAGGCCTCGCATTAGTGCTCCTCTTTTTTTCAGTGGAGATGGGTCTGAGCAGAAGAAGCTTAGCTCCATTGAAGTTCTTCCTGATGAATGCCTATTTGAGATCTTCAGACGCCTACCCAGTGACCAAGAGAAATGTGCCTGTGCTTGTGTTTCTAAGCGCTGGCTTAGGCTTCTAAGCAACATCTGTAGCAGTGAATTCTGCAACaagaaaattaccaaaactttgaATACCGAGGAAAAATTGATTTCAAGTGAGGGGACATTTAAGTTTGATGATCAGGAAATTGTGAGGGATGGGTATCTTTCAAGGTGTTTGGAAGGGGAAAAAGCAACTGATGTCAGACTTGCTGCCATTGCTGTTGGAACTGCTTGTCGTGGAGGATTAGGAAAGCTCTTGATCCGAGACAGCAATCCTCGCGGGGTGACAAATCTTGGTCTCAGGGCTGTTGCCCATGGCTGCCCTTCTCTAAGGGTTCTCTCTCTTTGGAAGGTAGCCTCTGTTGGAGATGAAGGTATATTTGAGATTGCTAAAGGCTGTCATATGTTAGAGAAGCTTGACCTTTGTCAGTGTCCAGCAATTACTGACAAAGCTTTGATTGCAATTGCAAAGAATTGCCCTAATTTGACAGATTTAACAATTGAATCTTGTTCAAACATTGGGAATGAAAGTTTGCAAGCTGTTGGACGTTGGTGCCCTAAGTTGAAGTCCATTTCAATTAAAGATTGCCCTCTTGTTGGGGATCAAGGAATTGTGAGTCTGTTGACGTCAGCATCATATACCTTGACAAAGATAAAGCTTCATGCATTAAACATCACTGATGTTTCCCTTGCTGTTGTTGGACACTACGGCAAAGCCGTCACTGATCTAGTCCTTTCTGGTATCCAGAACGTTAGTGAGAGGGGCTTTTGGGTCATGGGCAATGGTCATGGTCTGCAGAAGCTGAAGGTTTTCACAATTATATCCTGCCAAGGTGTGACAGATGTTGGGCTTGAAGCTGTTGGGAAGGGTTGCCCAAATCTAAAACAATTCTCCCTCCATAAATGTGCATTCTTATCTGACAATGGTCTGGTGTCTTTTGCCAAAGCTGCAGGATCACTTGAGATACTCCAGCTTGAGGAGTGCCACCGGATCACCCATCGTGGGTTTTTGGGTACCCTTATTAGCTGTGGTATGAAGCTGAAATCACTTGCTTTGACAAATTGCTTAGGGATTAAGGATGTAGCTTTAACATTGCCTCACATGTCTCCTTGCAAATCTCTTCGTTCGTTGTCTATCCGTAGCTGTCCTGGATTTGGGAATGCTAGTTTGGCAATGTTGGGGAAGTTATGTCCTCAATTGGAGTGTTTGGACTTGAGTGGACTCAATGAAATCTCTGATGCTGGGGTTCTCCATCTGACTGAAAGCTGTGAAGCTGGTTTGGTAAAGGTTAATCTGAGCAGTTGTGTGAATATTACAGATGAAGTTGTTTTGAGCATCGCTAAGCTGCATGGTGGGACTCTTGAACTGCTGAATGTTGATGGTTGTGGGAAGATTACAGATTCAAGCCTCATGGCAATTGCAGAAAACTGCATGTTGCTAAGTGATCTTGATGTTTCAAAGAGCGCAATCTCTGATTTGGGCATTGCTGCCCTGGCTTGTGCAAAGCAGCTCAATTTGCAAATCCTTTCCATCTCAGGTTGCTCTTTGATTACAGAGAGAAGCTTGTTTTTCTTGGGAAAATTAGGTCAGACCCTTATGGGGTTGAACCTCCAGCATTGCAATGCAGTCAGCAGCAGTAAGGTTGACCTTCTAGTGGAGCAGCTATGGAGGTGTGATATCCTTTCCTGA
- the LOC131150820 gene encoding EIN3-binding F-box protein 1-like isoform X2 → MSKVFDFTDGAFCPGVSIYSKPKEPSLFLSLGSHVDVYFPSCKRPRISAPLFFSGDGSEQKKLSSIEVLPDECLFEIFRRLPSDQEKCACACVSKRWLRLLSNICSSEFCNKKITKTLNTEEKLISSEGTFKFDDQEIVRDGYLSRCLEGEKATDVRLAAIAVGTACRGGLGKLLIRDSNPRGVTNLGLRAVAHGCPSLRVLSLWKVASVGDEGIFEIAKGCHMLEKLDLCQCPAITDKALIAIAKNCPNLTDLTIESCSNIGNESLQAVGRWCPKLKSISIKDCPLVGDQGIVSLLTSASYTLTKIKLHALNITDVSLAVVGHYGKAVTDLVLSGIQNVSERGFWVMGNGHGLQKLKVFTIISCQGVTDVGLEAVGKGCPNLKQFSLHKCAFLSDNGLVSFAKAAGSLEILQLEECHRITHRGFLGTLISCGMKLKSLALTNCLGIKDVALTLPHMSPCKSLRSLSIRSCPGFGNASLAMLGKLCPQLECLDLSGLNEISDAGVLHLTESCEAGLVKVNLSSCVNITDEVVLSIAKLHGGTLELLNVDGCGKITDSSLMAIAENCMLLSDLDVSKSAISDLGIAALACAKQLNLQILSISGCSLITERSLFFLGKLGQTLMGLNLQHCNAVSSSKVDLLVEQLWRCDILS, encoded by the exons ATGTCTAAGGTCTTTGATTTCACTG ATGGTGCTTTTTGCCCTGGGGTTTCAATATACTCAAAGCCCAAGGAGCCAAGCCTCTTTTTGTCCCTTGGGAGCCATGTTGATGTGTACTTTCCTTCTTGCAAGAGGCCTCGCATTAGTGCTCCTCTTTTTTTCAGTGGAGATGGGTCTGAGCAGAAGAAGCTTAGCTCCATTGAAGTTCTTCCTGATGAATGCCTATTTGAGATCTTCAGACGCCTACCCAGTGACCAAGAGAAATGTGCCTGTGCTTGTGTTTCTAAGCGCTGGCTTAGGCTTCTAAGCAACATCTGTAGCAGTGAATTCTGCAACaagaaaattaccaaaactttgaATACCGAGGAAAAATTGATTTCAAGTGAGGGGACATTTAAGTTTGATGATCAGGAAATTGTGAGGGATGGGTATCTTTCAAGGTGTTTGGAAGGGGAAAAAGCAACTGATGTCAGACTTGCTGCCATTGCTGTTGGAACTGCTTGTCGTGGAGGATTAGGAAAGCTCTTGATCCGAGACAGCAATCCTCGCGGGGTGACAAATCTTGGTCTCAGGGCTGTTGCCCATGGCTGCCCTTCTCTAAGGGTTCTCTCTCTTTGGAAGGTAGCCTCTGTTGGAGATGAAGGTATATTTGAGATTGCTAAAGGCTGTCATATGTTAGAGAAGCTTGACCTTTGTCAGTGTCCAGCAATTACTGACAAAGCTTTGATTGCAATTGCAAAGAATTGCCCTAATTTGACAGATTTAACAATTGAATCTTGTTCAAACATTGGGAATGAAAGTTTGCAAGCTGTTGGACGTTGGTGCCCTAAGTTGAAGTCCATTTCAATTAAAGATTGCCCTCTTGTTGGGGATCAAGGAATTGTGAGTCTGTTGACGTCAGCATCATATACCTTGACAAAGATAAAGCTTCATGCATTAAACATCACTGATGTTTCCCTTGCTGTTGTTGGACACTACGGCAAAGCCGTCACTGATCTAGTCCTTTCTGGTATCCAGAACGTTAGTGAGAGGGGCTTTTGGGTCATGGGCAATGGTCATGGTCTGCAGAAGCTGAAGGTTTTCACAATTATATCCTGCCAAGGTGTGACAGATGTTGGGCTTGAAGCTGTTGGGAAGGGTTGCCCAAATCTAAAACAATTCTCCCTCCATAAATGTGCATTCTTATCTGACAATGGTCTGGTGTCTTTTGCCAAAGCTGCAGGATCACTTGAGATACTCCAGCTTGAGGAGTGCCACCGGATCACCCATCGTGGGTTTTTGGGTACCCTTATTAGCTGTGGTATGAAGCTGAAATCACTTGCTTTGACAAATTGCTTAGGGATTAAGGATGTAGCTTTAACATTGCCTCACATGTCTCCTTGCAAATCTCTTCGTTCGTTGTCTATCCGTAGCTGTCCTGGATTTGGGAATGCTAGTTTGGCAATGTTGGGGAAGTTATGTCCTCAATTGGAGTGTTTGGACTTGAGTGGACTCAATGAAATCTCTGATGCTGGGGTTCTCCATCTGACTGAAAGCTGTGAAGCTGGTTTGGTAAAGGTTAATCTGAGCAGTTGTGTGAATATTACAGATGAAGTTGTTTTGAGCATCGCTAAGCTGCATGGTGGGACTCTTGAACTGCTGAATGTTGATGGTTGTGGGAAGATTACAGATTCAAGCCTCATGGCAATTGCAGAAAACTGCATGTTGCTAAGTGATCTTGATGTTTCAAAGAGCGCAATCTCTGATTTGGGCATTGCTGCCCTGGCTTGTGCAAAGCAGCTCAATTTGCAAATCCTTTCCATCTCAGGTTGCTCTTTGATTACAGAGAGAAGCTTGTTTTTCTTGGGAAAATTAGGTCAGACCCTTATGGGGTTGAACCTCCAGCATTGCAATGCAGTCAGCAGCAGTAAGGTTGACCTTCTAGTGGAGCAGCTATGGAGGTGTGATATCCTTTCCTGA